The genomic DNA agagggaaaagaaaacatGACCATTGAAGGGTTGGGTAACAACAACCTAATGCATAATAAAGAATCCGAttatgcacacacacacgtcAAGTATGGAATGAGTCCAAAACTATGGTGGAGCATTACTTGATAACTCATTGTGAATTTTAAAAGATACCAAAATCTGAGACTAATGGTAAGGCTATCTAATGTGTGCGTGAGTGATAATCTCGTTCAGGACGACCAAGAGgctaagtttgggggtatttgatcAACATATTTTGCCCTCTTATTCAGTTGTCTAAACTTAGcatttaagtatttaatgaaCATcattgctactcattttgggcttaattttgtcaatataggtacacattACATGCAAAGCGGACATGGatcaaaaagagtgattttggtgcatgatgggagttgaaataaagcttggaggcatggtcgggtatcgaattaaaagaaagcaaaagagtatcAAGAGCAAGAagtggaagatgataaagcaagaggctaaagaagaaggctagtGGGCTtatagcggaatgcataccgctgtaggtcCGCTATAAGATTTAGTTTCTGGAACTCACGAtcttacagcggaatgcataccgctataggaccgctttaggaattgctatctggagctcacgggtctgcagcaacaagcataccgcggtaggaccgCCGTAGCGTTCTGAACTTCAAATCAAAGCTCAATTTCAGCCCATCTCCGtccaaatcaataaaaaatgagagattcCACTATGCACGACTTTAATAACCTAAAAaccactatataaagacttattcttaagGGTTTTGAGAGTTTTTTTGGATGGAGGAGAAGTTGAAGGAAGATTGAAGACTTTActattgggttgtatttttcttttctttctcaattctttgttatggattccaactcttttctttttcttttgattgcaagaatgcattgctaagtgtttatagctagggtgaataATGAAACCTCAACTTCTAatagtttgatttaaagttattcggtttactattttcttatccatttaggttgattgtttgttatgttcataatgctgttttgatgtttgatcaccattggaacatatttgtgatttgtattgctttcgagagattcaatatggattagacatggtagAAAACAACGTAGAGTCCTATAATAGGTGGAGATACCGTTATaccctatgaaatcattttgtgatgatctccgtgattgaatgcatgcactacaagaaaaatcagttttagtgacggaaaaatctgtcactaaaactagaaattccgtcactaaattttttagtgacgggtaaggaatccgtcactaaagtaggcgtcactaaatctgtgacgggaattccccgtcacagatccttttaaaaaattaaaaaaaataaaatttttaagctaatttttaaatcaaaaataaaaatttaataaataacaagaaacctttttaaaaatttaaattatatatataataaataaaaatttaaaattaattatagaaataattaaaaatttacattaaaaagaaaatattaaaaatttgaaattgaaaactttaactgttttaaataaaaaataatatttatgaatataattacataacaaaataagatacatttataCTATGACTActaaataacaatcaataaattttacattttaatttctaaatataacaaataatataaacaattaaactaaaactaaactgcacaaaataactaaaattaaactaacacaaatTAACTAACTTTAAACAATGAAACTAAACAAAACTAACAACactgaaaaacacaaaataactaaaattaaactaacaaaaaataactaactttaaacaattaaactaaactaaactaacaatacagaataattaaaattaaactaacataaaataactactaactgaataataaaactaaccttaaattaaattacctccaaaagattgaaaaaatgaTAGTAATGGCACAGAGGCGACACCGACGAGATGCAACAGCGGATGAAGAAAATAACGCGAAGAGAGATGggggaaaagagagaaatcaCAGAGGGAGATGGGGAATAAGAAAACAGTGCGGAGGGAGatgtgggagaagagagaaatcacagagggagaagagagaaattgcaaaggaaaatggggaagaagaaaattgCGCGAGGAGAAGAGAGGGGGGGCAGGATTTTAAAGTTGTTGTTTAGTGATGAGGCTGACAGCCCATCactaaatctgtgacgggggctgacatccccgtcactaaatagcgagtttagtgacggggctgacAGTCCGTCACGAAACAGCGAGTTTAGTGACGGGGATGTCagcccccgtcactaaatttgtgatAGGCCTGACAACCTGTCactaaatctgtgacgggggctaacagcccgtcactaaatctgtgaTGGGGGCTGACAGCCCTGTCACTAAACAACGAGTTTAGTGACGGAGTTGTCAGCGCTGTCactaaatctgtgacgggggctgattgccccgtcactaaacagtgaatttagtgacgggggctaactgccccgtcactaaacagcgaatttagtgacgggggctTACAGCCCTGtcactaaatcttaaattttatataaaaataaccttaaattttttagtgacgggtgtcCGTCACTAAATCCATCACTAATTTGTGATGGGTAtattcccgtcactaaatttaaattttcttgtagtgatgtttatatgttcgaaggttgactagagatagttaatctcatatatatacatagaactaaatgaccatcgagagaggcttttagttgtaattggattatcgattttcaacctaagataacgAATAGCAAGAtccgagtaatgaataattgaatcatagaaggccgacggtggattcacaaaccctagtgccttaactttgagagtttttgaattaaagaaattattttgtttgcatcttttattagtaaattagttttcattacagttgaagtctttgttaatgtgtgtgttaggttaaggttaaatcaattAGAGTAAATGTCAAAAGTTAGTtctcgtgggtacgacactctattcatcactgtattacttgtcacgatccgtTCACTTATAGGATAGAATAAGCAGGACATGCATCACTCGAAAAGGGATCAAACCCCTAGTTCTAGAGGAGGAAAAACTCCATCCATTCTTcattatgaaagaaaaaaatatgtttcttGGCCATATTCGATGAAAAATCAAGCATCTTGGTCGTGGATGCCATCTTTGTCACATTCTCGAGAAGTTGATCCTTCACCAAATGTGGGATCTTTTGGTGGTTGCAAAAGATCGTGTGTTAACTGTAAATTCTATCAACAAATTTATCAGAAGGTGATTGAGATGCATAAGAGTGATAAAGAGGATGGCTCTAGAGAACTTGATTTATCCCTAAACCTCTAAATGATTTTTAGGCAAATTAATACCTCTTTCTCgtgttttttgttgttttgtttggtttttttaatttttaataaaaggggTAAATCTAAAAGTCAAAGTATACGTATGTGCGAATAAGCAAATCCAACCTCTGAAATCGCTCAACTCATAAGATTAGGCTTGGTAGGACAGATTGTATTCtaacaactaatatttttttgCTATACTCAAATGTCATCAACCCCAAGAATCGACAATTACTATATTCAGATTGTGCTTTGTTTATGGTTATGTTTGGTGTCCACAGGCcttaaaattatataagttTGTTGTCGATTTTGATTTACACAATTTAATGAGTTGTATATCTGGGCATCCATGTTGCATATCATGTTATTATACAACAAATTAAAGGAAGCATATACAAATACAACCTGAGATGTAGCAGCTGTATATCCACaatataaatgaaaagaaaaaaaagagagcttattaatcaaagagaaaaaccatatatatatatatatattaaagagttaatacatatttaatttaaaattaattaattaggggtccatttgattttgttttcatttttatattttttgtatcaatttCTATTTccaattggaaaaataaaaacttattcttttgttgccattttttttttctataaataagaatttcaaTATATTGAACTTAATTAACCAAAAAACCGTCCACCACATTAAGTTAGAGTATACGTCGTGTCTTGCAGCAAAAGACCAAATTAGAAAATCTAAACAACTACTAAATATATTCAGTTCTCCTAAcatgaagagaaaaatatatacaagtatGGGAGATTTTCATCAATATCACCTTCTGAATCCATCTAACTTCCCTAAAGATTATGTTAGTTTTGGCCATTCAAGAATAACAATTGTACTGACAACCCCATGATACACATCAACATAATCACTTAGAGTATATAAAACATACTCATacctgaaaaattgaaaaccaaaacaaaagcTTTCCTTTgataaatttgtatattttattttgtttatagtGATGTAAATTTCATTAGTGcttgtaatataattttgttcacatatatcaaaattttacctaatatttacaatttttaagaaataaaaccaaaaaagtaaaaattaataaaagaaaattttatgtcGTGACATAGAGGATGGGAGTAAGTAAGGGGGAGAGGTTGTTAAGCTTGCAGAAAATGAGTAAAGAGTTTGGAAAGTGTCAAAATGTCACTACAAGGAAAATGGGTATTGCCGGCAAACTTTTCTCGGCGGTTTGAACAACTGTCGGGAAAACACTATAATTCCCGACGGTTTTGAAAATTGCCGGGGATGTTGAACCATCActggcggtttttaaaaaccgctaAGGATGTTTACCCATTACCGACGGTTTATAAAACCGCCGGTGATGTTGGCCCATCCCcgacaatttttaaaatcgcCGGGGATATATGATTTATCTACCCCGCGCTCCCCCGCCCAAATTAATCTTCCTCTCACCctcttctcttccaaaatcccctcctgcaaaccctaaccctctctcgctcgctctcgtcgctgcctccctcgccatcgctcactctcagtcgctctcggCCTTGCttgctcactctcagtcgctctcgccaTCGCTCACGCTCAGTcgctgtaacgccccgtaaatgccaatttaatttaattttggggtaatttaaattaaaggaaatattaaaataatttgttgtgatttaataaaatttacttatgtgattttaaggaaataagaaattaaaataattaattaatttgttttaggaatttctggaattataggaaaattaaaagaaattcaataatgggattttcagaaatttcgggagttaatgtaattaattaagtgggcgttagtgcaattaatggaagtttaggggtgctggcgtgaatcgcggaagaggccaaaagtcacattaaatataatttaaaacatatataggttAGATGCGAGCGTGGGCGCGGGCGGTtcgcgcgcgaggcggccaggcaGCGGATGAGGGATCGAATCGCGGGGGCTGCGCGCGAGGAGGggaaattttggctgatttaattcagccatAGGCGttaaaacgacgtcgtttcgtcaatggcggtggctcccagtggctggcccgcgcgctgccacgtggccgcgcctcagccgctcgtttttggccgatttaagcccgatttcgggcgttctTTTTGCATGCGAACAGTAAGGAATTACAGAAAAGAGCAGCAGCGTGCGCGAGAGAAATttctgagattttggggcttcaaaaattggattaaactccgtttaatccctgatttaattatccaggtatgtagagcagttagtaattaatattctgtacggtcagaatttcgttttgcgtccaattttattaattttggcaaataattgggatattgcagtttgtataatttttactacttttggacccaacgagcctaaggatatctctgataaggcaagttcttcttacctatctcgtcgtttctgtcgttggcgatttattgggcctcccttcgtttgtttcggccattaattaattatgaagtttttaaacggttagtttaagatttaatttattaaatggatttcgtgggttttattcgttggttgcctacgggggtttgtgccacccccctgcctgttgggaatgatgccgtactcacccggggctaggttcttagcggttcgggtattaattggatttttggtcattttctggctggagcggttgtgcagtgggggctaggatcgatggttcggtgacggagtgactgtcgtacggactaccttaggccgccggcgagtctctcctacccactgaccgttgaccggtgccaggcactgctaacttgcttagccgttatgtgattatagcatgcctgcttatattttattctcgttgcatggcttgatgtgcacatgggtacgggctgcatgttgggattaacatgatttggttatgcttggtcacgggcattttagcttgattataatgcatccagcacgggcatatgcatcgtgtgtggcttactatatgggcggagcatggcctgatgcttggatgtatgggcgcctggtatcacgttgatgctcactacgccattgcattttatgtgcattgcatggctactgatagtatttagttctcggacgggagtaccgttccgagggagcctatggctcggttgtcgggagtaccgacgtggatacgggtgacgggagtaccgccccgggacagtgcgcacaggtttgttgaggatattgttgccttccagggcagcggcaggttggtatgggacttgggtgccaggtgtcttgtgtgggccccaaggaccggtatgtgctttcactatactgcactgttgtgttgtagcgtctcatgacttgtgtgtacttgtggggctgtgtttgggatggtctcttcttttatttatagcctttcatttcttataaacttgctgagtcttgcgactcaccttgctttccatcattccaggtaagggtaaagcaaaggccgagggcgaggatcgttccatttagcagccggccgtgttggtaaggtgtatagttagctgcccccgtcatctctgatgttttgctagagtcgctgtcttttatttttgactgtgccaggttgtcatttgtacctcctattgttggcacagagtctgtatgtatttttatatacttcatgaccgctgtatcagcggggtgcttgtgggcatgcatgtttaccgttttgcttccgctgttaaatttcttatttatgcatgccagggcatttctgtcttttgtctattcctcttcccttctgtgagcgcactcgttcggatagaccgggtggttaggatatccgggcgggggtgcttacagtcgCTCTCGGCCTCGCttgctcactctcagtcgctctcgccaTCGCTCACGCTCAGTCGCTCTCAGCCTTGAATTCTTGAACAAAATGCGGTTGCCGCCGAAGACAAAATCGTGCAGACCAAACCGTCTTTCTTTATCTGTTAGTGAGAGTTCATATTCTGTTACTCTGCCTTGTGAATTGCTAATTGTCTTGGATTTgcagtttgattttatttgaaaaaatcaaatcaaatgtttattttgatatttgtgCCATATCAAATGTTTATTTTATCCTCCATTTTCAGATTGAAATGCCTAATTGATATTTGTGCCATATCCAATGTTTATTTTGTATCTGTATTCATATTTGGTGTTCTTTAGTATTGCACCTCACTTGCATAGTTTTTCTCCATGTAGGATTATTCTATATGCAATAGCAATGGTTGATTATGATCAAGACAAGTTGGAGGTTTGTAAAGATGTTCTGAAGACAAGGGATGGAATAAATCGATTAGCGCTTTACCACTCTTCAGTTGGCAGGTTGTTGCCAATCTTTGGGTTTATATTTCAGGAGTTACTCTAAAATTATGATTGCTATTTATTAGATAATGTTAATAGAACTGCATCTTAAGTGGAGTAGAACAGGCAATGAATTGTTTTCTTACATAGAACAATGAAGATAATGATGTCAAGTTGGTTGGAAATAGAAACGTGACAAGTGAAGCCATTCTTATTTCTAGCATGGTCCTCTTTTTTTATTCCATTTTAAAATGTATAGtataaaacattatttattaaataattggcTGCTCATTGCTAAATTCTTGTCAGTTATCACCCAAGTGTAAGAACTAATGTGAAGACGTAGAGCAGGAGATCAATCCACTAGGCTCAGGGaattttctgttttgtctttgGGTCTACttaaaaaaggaaggaaaaaaaaaaaaaaaggcagcaaTGCAAATCCATGCACAGTCAGTTTTCTTGGTAGAATTGTAACAGCTGGGGTGCTGAATGTGAATTTAAGGAACTAGCCACTTTGTACAACTAATGCCATTGGTTAGTTGATTTCTTGTTTCATTTGTTTCAGCACCATAGAACATGGGACAACTTGCCAGGACTGTCACGATAAGATATCCCCAAATTGTAGGGTATTGATGTTTCACAATCGAAATTATCACCAGAATAATGTAATTATAGCTCTATTGAAAGCACAGAGGTCATCACGCAAGCGATTATTTTGCAAAGGTGAAATGAGAACTACTTCACTAAAATGGTTAGCCACTGCAGCAGGAAGCTTACACTTgtcttccatttttttattattgcttGTAGTTTGAACTCATATAATGACAATGAATTCTTCAAATGGACTTAAGTGCTTTTCTAACATTGAGCATACCTCATCAATGACTCCACCTTTGCTCCTTTTTGCTTGCTCTCCCACTCTTGTCCTCTTTTTACCCCACAAAATGCTTTGATATATTCTTTAGTCTTTGATATTCTTCTTCATTGCTCTTCTCAACCTTTCAGGTTTCCAAATGCACCTGGTGCATTGCTTTACCCTATTTATGGCCAAGGGGAACTGCCTCAGGCATTTTGCCGTCGTGCTGCAGTCAAGGGTTGTATATATGTAAGTTCTGTCTAGTATGGCTTCAGTTGCATTTTCTTGGTGGCATCTATCGCTATGCATTCTCATTGCACCCTTTTCTTGATCAGTCTcaatatatatcttattcaAGAATGGCTTGAACGTGGCCCCAacgtatataattttatttcgcAACTTTATTTTCtgccttaattttttcattttctgttttccATTTCCATCTTTCAATGTTTTAACATTTGTGATGCTACATATTCAATGGATAGAAGCCCCAGATTAATGATCAGAAATTGGTGCACTCATTATCAGTAGCATCTTCTTAGCTTCATACTGTTTTTGTTgaaccattttcttcttctctctaacCTTGTTTGGAAATGCACAAGCAAGCTTGGGAAAGCTATATCATATTCTGTATAAGTAGGGTATGGAATGTCATGTTTCAGGCAAATTCTGCAGGCAACTACTAATACCTAGAATCATATCCTGCAGGCATTGCATAAAACGAAAATAAGTTTTAACAAATTCTTCCTTTATCGGCGGTTTTCATAAACCGCCGGTAAATATTTTTTCCCCGCAGTTTTCGACAGCCGAAAAACTTTTTCGACGGAGATATTTCCGGTGGTTATAATTACCGCCGGTAAAACTTTTACCGGcgatttttcaactttttccgACAATTTTTTCACCACCGGAAAAAGTTGAAACTCTTGTAGTGTGTGTTTGTTAAAACTTattgtaaaatcataatttatagaTATACACACTTCTTTATTGTCAAAAGATaaggaagaaaaacaaatacTATCAAACATCATTAGTTGAATTTAGCCAAATCTCGAATGTTCAATATGATTAGGCTATCAAAGGAGATCCATACACGCAAAAGGTCCAAAATTTACAAATCTACACACTTTTTCATTAttggaaattgagaagaaaggtGTTTATTGCAGTGTTAAATGAACTTTATGCACATTTTTCTCTTCTCTAAAGGTTAGAATTGTGGTCAAGGGGGTTGTCTAATGTGTAGAGGCGATCCATTTATATGAGGTCACACATTAGTAAGTAGGTCAAGATATACAcgttttgtaaatatatataaataatgagTCAAAATCACATTTATGATACAAtgatcattaaaaataataagttgtatacaaatattaaatgtGATGATCCAGAAATTCCTGAATTTTTATCTACAACCAACTAACAACTAAATACAAGGGCTAAAATTTAGCCCCATAATTATACAACAATGgaagtaaattaaatataaatgcaCACTTCAGGGGTGTTTCCTTACACAACCAagtatcaatcaatcaaatataaCAAA from Diospyros lotus cultivar Yz01 chromosome 4, ASM1463336v1, whole genome shotgun sequence includes the following:
- the LOC127799696 gene encoding rab escort protein 1-like, which gives rise to MRLPPKTKSIILYAIAMVDYDQDKLEVCKDVLKTRDGINRLALYHSSVGRFPNAPGALLYPIYGQGELPQAFCRRAAVKGCIYANSAGNY